From a single Chitinophaga sp. Cy-1792 genomic region:
- a CDS encoding M60 family metallopeptidase: protein MNIFTLKTFLGIAAITTMLSACTKSYNFKDGYDQPKAIDTTGIGSMDTSLNKIDSSGFPDARKFPGLVSVVEPRLNDQAVTLDLNFKIVSPQIRISSPPGYWLSTGYYAGPGELVKIEIPQGTEGMTVQVGAHTDNVTGKAPQLRAGLIVTAKTVLPGVNYIRNIYGGPIYLIPTGPSNKKITVKLSNVCKSPDFVLGESADAEWKDRLRKSQVPVVELRGKRLVITMYRKVLLGLLDNFNAEAVMKTWDEVIEKDYNDWYGLSDNPADPIDQAPGTPHRFVLDIQISLGSGHSGYPCMAYLDWHSDFLDTAVINTGASWGPCHEIGHNHQMTNTWSWGGVEALTETSNNLFVFQVANRHGKKPPRIYDAGQNFVQPALDWAKTDTVNTTKNFAGITDVFQRLVPFVQLFQRYGYGMMGYICREARHEQRVTYIDQVKKDFLYTSASKYAQTDLYPFFRYWGIFVSPTARAEVSNLPLLKEKIWLNDIR from the coding sequence ATGAACATATTCACTTTAAAAACTTTCCTGGGCATAGCTGCTATCACCACCATGCTGTCAGCATGTACCAAGAGTTATAATTTTAAAGATGGTTACGATCAACCTAAAGCCATTGATACCACTGGCATTGGGTCGATGGATACCAGTCTTAATAAAATTGACAGCAGCGGTTTCCCCGATGCCAGAAAATTCCCCGGCCTTGTATCTGTTGTAGAGCCCCGACTCAATGACCAGGCGGTTACGCTGGACCTGAACTTCAAGATAGTATCTCCACAGATTCGCATTTCTTCTCCTCCGGGCTACTGGCTGAGCACAGGCTATTATGCCGGCCCCGGCGAGCTGGTGAAAATAGAAATCCCGCAGGGTACAGAAGGTATGACGGTTCAGGTGGGCGCCCATACGGATAATGTTACGGGCAAAGCACCGCAACTTCGTGCAGGCCTCATCGTTACTGCTAAAACGGTACTGCCGGGCGTGAACTATATCCGTAATATCTATGGCGGCCCGATATACCTGATACCTACAGGTCCTTCCAATAAAAAAATCACCGTGAAGCTGAGTAATGTCTGCAAATCTCCTGATTTCGTGCTGGGAGAATCTGCTGATGCAGAATGGAAAGACCGCCTGCGTAAATCACAGGTGCCGGTGGTGGAGCTGAGAGGCAAACGTTTGGTCATCACCATGTACAGAAAGGTGCTGTTAGGTTTGTTGGATAATTTCAATGCGGAAGCAGTGATGAAAACCTGGGATGAGGTAATAGAGAAAGATTATAACGACTGGTATGGCCTTTCTGATAACCCCGCGGATCCTATCGATCAGGCGCCGGGAACCCCGCACCGCTTTGTACTGGATATTCAGATATCACTGGGTAGTGGCCATAGCGGCTATCCGTGTATGGCTTATCTCGACTGGCACAGCGACTTCCTGGATACCGCAGTGATCAATACCGGCGCCAGCTGGGGCCCTTGCCATGAAATCGGCCATAACCACCAGATGACCAACACCTGGAGCTGGGGCGGCGTGGAGGCACTGACAGAAACCAGTAATAACCTCTTTGTATTCCAGGTGGCCAACAGGCACGGAAAGAAACCCCCACGCATATACGATGCCGGACAGAATTTCGTGCAGCCCGCACTGGACTGGGCAAAAACAGATACTGTCAACACCACGAAAAACTTCGCCGGCATAACGGATGTATTCCAGCGGCTGGTGCCATTTGTTCAGCTGTTCCAGCGCTATGGATACGGCATGATGGGATATATCTGCCGCGAAGCACGCCATGAACAGCGTGTTACCTATATCGACCAGGTAAAGAAAGATTTTTTATATACCAGTGCCAGCAAATATGCACAAACAGATCTTTATCCATTCTTCCGCTACTGGGGAATCTTTGTTTCTCCAACAGCAAGAGCAGAAGTCAGTAACCTGCCATTGTTGAAAGAAAAGATCTGGCTGAATGATATCAGGTAA
- a CDS encoding LamG-like jellyroll fold domain-containing protein encodes MKFIKYILGGVLLAGMATSCTKVDTVPGDNAEKPKFSDKSKVLVVIVDGLAGQQLKAVRPPALMAMMEHSTYSYETQADTITTDGASLAAIYTGVAVGKNEIRDSALTPASVSGARYAPFLSLIKKSGQRQLKTISVTAWSQVNKTLLADATVKVNVADNDVAVRDSAAGRLKSDSLDLMFVQFNSINKAGASGGFTASNAGYATAITTIDGYINDLMTAMKSRPDYSNENWLVIVQSTHGGLNKSYGGDSDEEMNAFSLYYCPDLFKYQVDKPQMIQYGVAFHGADASAANAVLNDNTAYDFASGGQWTLEMKVKSVDANNRYYPPFFSKRPSFTSGATGWCFFQEGTLWQINMGNTGKGNIQCKGATIADKNWHHLTVTITKRADGKKYMRTYTDGLYNNQTEFTSFASISTPAPLTLGYIPGNGEVNMYISDVRIWADSLPADIISKYSCTNVIDASHPYYNKLIGYWPLNERKGTVLRNKAPNATGKDFNMSAVARWDLLNYTLPCQGNMGLQAPPATTDLFYQISYWMDLKIDPNWEIGGRLWLKFF; translated from the coding sequence ATGAAATTTATAAAATATATCCTTGGCGGTGTGCTGTTGGCCGGTATGGCTACTTCCTGCACCAAGGTGGATACGGTACCAGGAGATAATGCAGAGAAACCGAAGTTCTCTGATAAAAGTAAAGTGCTGGTAGTAATTGTAGACGGACTTGCAGGACAGCAGCTGAAAGCCGTGCGTCCGCCCGCATTAATGGCGATGATGGAGCATAGCACCTATAGCTATGAAACACAGGCCGATACCATCACGACCGATGGTGCTTCGCTGGCAGCTATTTATACAGGTGTGGCCGTTGGGAAGAATGAAATCAGGGACAGTGCTTTAACGCCGGCTTCTGTCAGTGGTGCCCGGTACGCGCCTTTTCTCTCCCTGATAAAAAAATCAGGACAACGTCAGCTGAAAACGATTTCTGTTACCGCCTGGTCGCAGGTAAATAAGACCCTGCTGGCAGATGCTACCGTAAAAGTAAATGTGGCAGACAATGACGTTGCTGTAAGAGATTCTGCTGCCGGCAGGTTAAAGTCAGACAGCCTGGATCTGATGTTTGTACAGTTTAACAGCATCAATAAAGCCGGTGCCAGCGGCGGATTCACCGCTTCTAATGCCGGTTATGCAACTGCCATTACTACCATAGACGGATATATCAATGATCTTATGACGGCCATGAAAAGCCGCCCGGATTATAGTAATGAAAACTGGCTGGTAATTGTGCAGTCTACCCATGGTGGATTGAACAAGTCGTATGGTGGCGATTCTGATGAGGAAATGAATGCTTTCTCACTCTATTATTGCCCTGATTTATTTAAATACCAGGTAGATAAGCCACAGATGATCCAGTACGGGGTGGCCTTTCATGGCGCTGATGCAAGCGCTGCCAATGCTGTGCTGAATGATAATACCGCATACGATTTCGCATCAGGTGGTCAGTGGACGCTGGAGATGAAGGTGAAATCTGTGGATGCCAACAACCGCTATTATCCGCCTTTCTTTTCAAAACGCCCTTCCTTTACCAGTGGCGCTACCGGATGGTGTTTCTTCCAGGAAGGCACGTTGTGGCAGATCAATATGGGTAATACCGGTAAAGGAAATATACAGTGTAAAGGTGCTACCATCGCTGATAAGAACTGGCACCACCTGACAGTCACCATCACCAAAAGAGCAGATGGTAAAAAGTATATGCGTACCTATACGGATGGTTTGTACAATAACCAGACAGAGTTTACCTCTTTCGCATCTATCAGCACGCCCGCACCGCTGACACTAGGCTATATTCCCGGTAACGGCGAAGTGAATATGTATATCTCTGACGTGCGTATCTGGGCTGATTCCTTGCCGGCAGATATTATCTCCAAATATTCCTGTACCAATGTTATCGATGCTTCTCATCCCTATTACAACAAGTTGATAGGCTACTGGCCTTTGAATGAGCGTAAGGGAACGGTGCTGAGGAATAAGGCCCCCAATGCCACCGGTAAGGACTTTAACATGTCTGCGGTGGCCAGGTGGGACCTGCTCAACTACACACTGCCTTGCCAGGGAAATATGGGATTACAGGCGCCTCCGGCTACTACAGATCTGTTCTACCAGATATCTTACTGGATGGATCTTAAGATTGATCCTAACTGGGAAATTGGCGGGCGTCTCTGGCTGAAATTCTTTTAA
- a CDS encoding alkaline phosphatase family protein, with translation MQKILSGYLKCGIGAAMAGMIALSACTREVLKPVRYDTDTSRQLIGTATLKDRKVLLIGIDGAVASLVESFKTPVITGLLPQSVYTFSGINDTISTPAAAWSTIMTGRTVAAHKIIDSTLIPRSVEGSHTAITYYNSFLYYIKDDNNQAKVSSISQWADLNYFTMNVADKIYNVNGGGDKTVADATVAELNSNNPDVLIANFNGPALAGLQSGFTDNAAYRKAVTDVDTYIGSILAALKARKNAAKEDWLVVIQNTSGGTGNQMGGASVGDRNNMTIYYSPLITPQRLDGPAYYDLGVRYTGGLSNYIRAENYDGGLYNLGSGELTIEAKVRFNKGPRNNYRYQYPPFLSKCDSLDDVIPGWAFYRDNDDIAFTFQDGINADEVRPAASIADGNFHTITATLQHTYSAAHGHGYTASIFVDGQAKQSESFDGGAPEIVTESPLVIGYRPVIYNDNNEIDMYMMDVRIWNKVLPDDVIKKYAPLSNIDATHPYYANLIGDWRGNDHGGNVLHDNSSYKKDFKVVGKYRWDALGYVLDGKSATTAPSNIDIFPSVLSWIGISLPASTMPTGINRIQVIGTK, from the coding sequence ATGCAGAAAATATTATCAGGATATCTGAAATGCGGGATTGGTGCCGCGATGGCGGGAATGATCGCGCTGAGTGCCTGTACCAGGGAAGTATTGAAGCCGGTGCGGTACGACACCGATACCTCCAGGCAGCTGATCGGTACTGCTACCCTTAAAGACAGGAAAGTATTGCTGATAGGCATTGATGGCGCCGTTGCCTCACTGGTGGAGAGTTTTAAGACACCGGTGATTACAGGGCTGCTGCCGCAAAGTGTTTATACTTTCTCCGGCATCAATGATACGATCAGCACGCCGGCGGCGGCATGGTCTACCATTATGACCGGAAGAACAGTGGCAGCGCACAAAATTATTGACAGTACGTTGATTCCGCGATCTGTGGAAGGCAGCCACACTGCCATCACTTACTATAATAGTTTTTTATATTATATCAAGGACGATAATAACCAGGCGAAGGTCTCCAGCATTTCACAGTGGGCGGACCTGAACTATTTCACCATGAATGTGGCAGACAAGATCTACAACGTAAATGGTGGTGGCGATAAAACGGTGGCTGATGCAACGGTTGCGGAGCTGAACAGCAATAATCCGGATGTGCTGATAGCCAATTTCAACGGGCCTGCGCTGGCCGGGCTGCAATCGGGCTTTACGGATAATGCAGCTTACAGAAAAGCGGTGACGGATGTGGATACCTATATTGGTAGTATCCTGGCAGCGCTGAAAGCGAGAAAGAACGCCGCCAAGGAAGACTGGCTGGTAGTCATTCAGAACACCAGCGGTGGTACCGGCAATCAGATGGGAGGGGCCTCTGTCGGTGACCGCAATAACATGACGATTTACTATAGTCCGCTTATTACGCCGCAAAGACTCGATGGTCCTGCGTATTACGATCTTGGCGTTCGTTATACCGGTGGATTGTCCAACTATATCCGTGCAGAAAACTATGACGGTGGATTGTACAATTTAGGTAGCGGGGAACTGACGATTGAGGCTAAGGTAAGATTCAACAAAGGCCCGAGAAACAACTACCGGTATCAGTATCCGCCATTTCTGAGTAAATGTGATTCGCTGGATGATGTTATTCCCGGTTGGGCATTTTACAGAGATAATGACGATATCGCTTTTACGTTCCAGGATGGTATCAATGCGGATGAAGTACGCCCTGCTGCCAGCATCGCGGATGGTAACTTTCATACGATAACGGCTACACTCCAACATACGTATAGTGCTGCTCACGGTCATGGATATACGGCAAGTATATTTGTAGACGGTCAGGCAAAGCAATCGGAATCATTTGATGGCGGCGCCCCTGAAATTGTGACGGAGAGCCCGTTGGTAATTGGTTACAGACCGGTGATATACAACGATAATAATGAAATCGATATGTATATGATGGATGTGAGGATCTGGAATAAGGTACTGCCGGATGATGTTATTAAGAAATATGCGCCATTAAGTAATATCGATGCTACGCATCCGTATTATGCCAATCTGATTGGCGACTGGCGTGGTAACGATCATGGCGGCAACGTATTGCATGATAATAGCAGTTACAAAAAAGATTTCAAGGTAGTGGGAAAATACCGCTGGGATGCGCTTGGCTATGTGCTCGATGGCAAGAGTGCCACCACTGCGCCTTCTAATATAGATATCTTCCCGTCTGTGCTAAGCTGGATAGGTATTTCATTGCCTGCTTCTACAATGCCGACAGGTATCAATCGCATTCAGGTAATTGGAACTAAATAG
- a CDS encoding outer membrane beta-barrel protein, whose amino-acid sequence MKKVFLMGLILTSAMYQGYAQVDSTTVKHQPVSVDGSNGRSLPSPISSPPFPSGEWVGGPVIGIPADAPDYPLTKALGLAGSKSRIKIYGWASVGMNVSTSKNSNAPTSYNLVPNRPVLDQLILRAERQPNTVQTDHVDWGFVVDNIFGTDYRYTLAKGIFSDQLLKYNHLYGYDPTQVYGMLYIPKVAQGLLIKVGRFISPADIEAQWAPDNYLYSHSLMFTVDPYTFTGVHAVLRLNEHWQLAAGAHAGNDMAPWSSSASLNGLFMVRWVSNNNRNSLYGGINSLGRGYYKDAHDNLQMVVTTWGHKFSEKVHMNTEVYYMWQHDAAVGGTAIQGPGKDWYMGTGLGATIPGIASAVGAVNYFEIQLSPKKDYLSIRNDFLNDPQGNRTGFTTAYSSHTIGWVHHFNNLIRIRPEIRYEKAWTNDATPYDNGTKGYQFTGAMDLIVRF is encoded by the coding sequence ATGAAGAAAGTATTTTTAATGGGGCTTATCCTGACCAGTGCCATGTATCAGGGATACGCCCAGGTAGACTCGACCACCGTAAAACACCAACCTGTATCAGTAGACGGAAGTAACGGCAGATCATTGCCATCACCTATCTCTTCACCACCATTCCCCAGCGGAGAATGGGTAGGCGGCCCCGTTATCGGTATCCCCGCAGACGCGCCTGATTATCCGCTGACAAAAGCACTCGGACTGGCAGGAAGTAAAAGCCGTATTAAAATTTATGGCTGGGCAAGTGTAGGTATGAACGTCAGCACCTCCAAAAATTCCAATGCGCCTACCAGCTATAACCTCGTGCCCAACAGGCCCGTACTCGACCAGCTGATTTTACGCGCAGAAAGACAACCCAATACAGTCCAGACCGACCATGTAGACTGGGGTTTTGTGGTAGATAATATCTTTGGTACCGATTATCGTTATACTCTCGCTAAAGGTATCTTCAGTGATCAGCTCTTGAAATATAATCACCTGTATGGTTATGATCCGACACAGGTATATGGTATGCTCTACATCCCCAAGGTAGCACAGGGCTTGCTCATTAAAGTAGGTCGTTTTATTTCTCCTGCGGATATTGAAGCGCAGTGGGCGCCGGATAATTACCTGTACTCTCACTCGCTGATGTTTACCGTAGATCCCTATACGTTTACCGGTGTACACGCCGTACTGCGATTGAATGAACACTGGCAGCTGGCTGCCGGCGCCCATGCAGGTAATGATATGGCGCCATGGAGCAGCTCCGCAAGTCTGAACGGACTGTTCATGGTTCGCTGGGTATCCAATAATAACCGCAACTCATTATATGGCGGTATCAATTCCCTCGGCCGTGGTTATTATAAAGATGCACACGATAACCTGCAAATGGTCGTGACTACCTGGGGGCATAAATTCAGTGAGAAAGTGCACATGAATACAGAGGTATATTACATGTGGCAACATGATGCGGCAGTGGGAGGTACGGCCATACAAGGCCCCGGCAAAGACTGGTATATGGGTACAGGCCTCGGTGCCACTATTCCCGGTATAGCATCTGCCGTAGGCGCCGTAAACTACTTCGAAATCCAGCTGTCACCTAAGAAAGACTACCTCTCCATCAGGAATGATTTCCTGAATGATCCCCAGGGAAACCGTACGGGCTTTACTACTGCTTATAGCAGCCACACCATCGGATGGGTGCATCATTTCAATAACCTGATCAGGATACGCCCTGAAATCCGCTATGAAAAAGCCTGGACAAATGATGCCACACCATACGATAACGGTACTAAAGGATATCAGTTTACTGGTGCCATGGATCTAATCGTAAGATTCTAG